In Hermetia illucens chromosome 1, iHerIll2.2.curated.20191125, whole genome shotgun sequence, one genomic interval encodes:
- the LOC119646797 gene encoding uncharacterized protein LOC119646797 isoform X3 produces MLRKIIYVTIIISTALAQYQNIAVVENDAMEQTLPDFLRNPFYRTPRIREALAYASWIGPGEQLVFDRHSDKIPRWEIYSVLTHAGLVERRRNFH; encoded by the exons GTTGCGAAAAATCATCTACGTAACGATAATCATCAGTACAGCTTTGGCTCAATATCAAAATATTGCCGTGGTGGAGAATGATGCAATGGAGCAAACCCTACCAGACTTCTTAAGAAACCCCTTCTACAGAACTCCACGCATAAGGGAAGCTCTAGCGTATGCTAGTTGGATTGGACCTGGGGAGCAGCTG GTGTTTGACCGACATTCAGACAAAATACCACGCTGGGAGATTTATTCAGTGCTGACGCATGCAGGATTGGTAGAAAGGAGGCGGAATTTCCACTGA
- the LOC119646797 gene encoding uncharacterized protein LOC119646797 isoform X2 has protein sequence MNYPKCMSLMLRKIIYVTIIISTALAQYQNIAVVENDAMEQTLPDFLRNPFYRTPRIREALAYASWIGPGEQLVFDRHSDKIPRWEIYSVLTHAGLVERRRNFH, from the exons ATGAATTATCCAAAATGCATGAGTCTCAT GTTGCGAAAAATCATCTACGTAACGATAATCATCAGTACAGCTTTGGCTCAATATCAAAATATTGCCGTGGTGGAGAATGATGCAATGGAGCAAACCCTACCAGACTTCTTAAGAAACCCCTTCTACAGAACTCCACGCATAAGGGAAGCTCTAGCGTATGCTAGTTGGATTGGACCTGGGGAGCAGCTG GTGTTTGACCGACATTCAGACAAAATACCACGCTGGGAGATTTATTCAGTGCTGACGCATGCAGGATTGGTAGAAAGGAGGCGGAATTTCCACTGA